Genomic window (Ascochyta rabiei chromosome 13, complete sequence):
CAACGATGCGCCTCGATCCTCTCGTCGCTCTCGGACAACAAAGGCGCCTACAACAAGCGGATCAAGCGTGGTCGCGGTCCGGCCTCGGGCAAGGGAAAGACGGCTGGACGTGGTCAGAAGGGTCAGCACGCGCACGGAAAGGTGCCGGCGGGCTTCGAGGGAGGTCAGACGCCGCAATGGATCACGAACCCTGAGCGCGGCCGGGGGAAGTACAATCCGTTCAAGGTGGAGATGAGCCCAATCAACCTGGACCGCATACAGAGCTGGATCGACCAGGGGAGACTCGACCCAAGCAAGCCGATCACAATGAAGGAGCTGGCCAAGAGCAGGTGTCTGCACGGCGTCAAGAGGCACGGCGTCAAGCTGCTGGCGAAGGTATGGCCCCGTGATTCTTCATGGAGCGAGCACGACGCTGACTAGGACGCAGAACCCAGAGCAGCTCACGACCCCCATCAACATCATCGTCTCGCGCGCCTCCGCCGAAGCCATCGCCCGCATCGAAGCCCTCGGCGGCAGCGTCACCACACGCTTCTACAGCCCAACCTCGATCAAACGCGTTCTGCGCGGCGACTCGCACCCCACCATCTCGCTGTCCGCCTCGCCCTCGCTCATCTCGCTCTCAGCTTCGCACACGCCCTCGCTGATCCCCTCGCCCATCCTCTCCGCGCTCGCCGCCTCGACCGCCGACgcggagaagaaggaagccCTGGGCGCGGTGATGCGGCAGGTGGGGCAACAGTACCGCTACAGGCTGCCCGATGCAACGGGCCGCAAGGACATTGAATACTACCGCGATCCGGCGCACAGGGGCTATCTGGCCTACACGCTCAAGGAGAACGAGAGCCCCAGTTTGTTCTTCAAGCCCCCGCGCGAGGCAAAGGACAAGAAGAAGCAGAGCGCCAAGCGCGACGCCGCCAAGGCGTCTGCCGAGAACAGGCTGTTCTAAGCTGCTGCGCCTGGCGATATCGTGGAGGCGAGGCGAGCAGCGGGAGGGCATGTTGGGTTGGAGACGAACACATCTGTATCATactttgttgttgttgtacaCTTTGCAAGACGGACCGAGCTGTAGGATTCGCAAGCAAGCATTCGCACGGCATGGAAGAGaagcgctgctgctgcattCCGTACACTGTCACCTATGCACTTGAATCAAACAATCAATCGATCAATCGATCAATCGTTCAGTCTAGCGGTTCATGTTCAAGTACAGAGCAACGCTATTCGCTTGACCAAACGCCGTTATCATGATACGAACAAGGCAGGTACGGCCGCAACTTCACAGAGCGGCACAGCGCCGCATCGCGTCTGCAACGTTCCAGGCGTCCTGCCTCTCTCACGGCTGTCACATGATTCGATGGGCAACAGCGCCGCGCGTACCCCGTTGGAAGATGCAGCCTGGCTGGGTCCAGACAGCCCAACCTCGCTGTCTGCGCCACTTGGACGGGGAGTGAAAGTGATAGCGGAGTAATGCAACGAGATGCTCATGTTGGGTGGGCTGCGTGTGACCTGGAGAGCCTAGGGTCTGGGAGGGGTTGGAAAGGGGACGGGTTCGTCGGGTGTTGGGAGTGGGCACGCGGTTGGTGCAGACATGGTGTGTTCTTCGCTGCACGTAGTGTCGACTTGTCGATGCACAATCGGTAATAGCCCGTGAGCGAAGGTGCATCCGTGGCGGTCCTAGTTGCATAGGTAGCACGTGAGTGGAGATTGGAGCGAGCCGTGCCTTGGAATTCTCTGTTGCCAAAAGGGTTCTAGGCTTGGCGGTCGAAGAGAGTGTGAGATCCGAGTGATGGTTGCGCTTTGTTGATTTGATAGCCACATCAGGAGTCAAGAGTAGCCGGGTGCGGCTGCGTAGCGTGGTTCCCCAACGAGCGCGCAGGCAGCACATCTCTACCATCCCTGGATGTGACTCAGGATGTCTTTGCAGTTGACGAAGCGTATCGCAGAGGCGGGGACGAGCCAGACAGTACCTACGGTTCGAGAACATGGTTTACATGTTGGCGTTCATCGCCAAAGTTGAATGGTTGGTGCTTTGATGACCGATGACGGAAGGAAGGCGCTTGTCGGCGAACACCCGGAAAGAGCAACTTGCAGGCCGCTCTGAGTGTCTTTTTTGATGGTTGATGGTTGATGGTTGATTGTTAATTGCTGAAGGAGGCTCGACGAATCAAGAGTCAGCGGCAATGGGTCTGATGTTTGCTCCAAAGTGTGGCGCTGAATGCATCTCTCTGCAAGATGCTCAATGCTAGGTACCCACTCTTGGAACAGGCACCCGGATCCCTCTTGCTCTGGGGTCAGGCGTACGCCATCCAAGCGGTGAGTACTGCAATACTGCCGCGCTGCGTTTCAGCGTCAATGCAGTCCACAAAGCTACCAGGTCTGCCTCTGCCGGGACGGCGTCGTGATGCCGTGATTCGGTCAGATGCAAAAGTTTGTCCAAGTGGCTGCATCCGTAAGGATCATGACACAGTGGCGGTACAGGAAGAGGGCAGGGTACCTTGGGGCACAGCAACATTCCTTAAGACCGGTGATGGTGTGCCTTGGACGGGCTCGGAGCTTCTGGATGAAGACATGGAGTGGTGAGCGTGGGGCTCAGGAAAGTCTATTGGCCGATAGTCG
Coding sequences:
- a CDS encoding YmL10 translates to MPPRLQILRLARPVLSTPQRTTVPFAILAQQRCASILSSLSDNKGAYNKRIKRGRGPASGKGKTAGRGQKGQHAHGKVPAGFEGGQTPQWITNPERGRGKYNPFKVEMSPINLDRIQSWIDQGRLDPSKPITMKELAKSRCLHGVKRHGVKLLAKNPEQLTTPINIIVSRASAEAIARIEALGGSVTTRFYSPTSIKRVLRGDSHPTISLSASPSLISLSASHTPSLIPSPILSALAASTADAEKKEALGAVMRQVGQQYRYRLPDATGRKDIEYYRDPAHRGYLAYTLKENESPSLFFKPPREAKDKKKQSAKRDAAKASAENRLF